A window of Patescibacteria group bacterium contains these coding sequences:
- a CDS encoding ATP-binding protein → MKNKTNKKPLYCTIFPECYKNNLKLWECPSFLFLVTGVITIIVMIATYILTNIYTSPEFVVFSVIAITIILIIAGYLITQGVGRITEAKLTAEREKKKTESIVMNLSDGLLMLDNAYNIILLNPCAEKYLGIDKKQIIGLKTFGKEINKFPNLKKIINKIPGSPTDLKTIEENILIESPEKRYLRITTSPVYDNRRTFIGFVKVLHDFTKEKEIENMKTEFVSLASHQLRSPLSSLRWLLEILLRGRIGALSEEQTKVLTQMNESNDRMIKTVQDLLNVSRIEEGRTGLELSLTDFNQIVDNAIKDVNAQAQKKQIKINFEKQDIKKAMLDPEKIKIVVQNLIDNAVKYTKEKGEIKINSELKDNKIFFSVKDNGIGIPEVEQEKIFTKFHRSKNAKLLSVHGTGLGLYIAKKIVETHKGKIWFASKQDQGTTFYIELPTNIS, encoded by the coding sequence GTGAAAAACAAAACCAACAAAAAACCATTATATTGCACAATTTTTCCAGAGTGCTACAAAAATAATCTCAAGCTTTGGGAATGTCCGAGTTTTCTATTTCTAGTTACAGGCGTCATAACTATCATTGTTATGATCGCAACTTATATTTTGACCAATATTTATACGTCTCCAGAGTTTGTCGTTTTTAGTGTTATCGCAATTACGATCATTCTTATAATTGCTGGTTATTTAATTACTCAAGGAGTTGGCAGAATTACGGAAGCAAAATTAACTGCAGAACGTGAAAAAAAGAAAACTGAATCAATAGTTATGAATCTTTCCGATGGATTATTGATGCTTGATAATGCTTACAATATTATTTTATTAAATCCTTGCGCAGAAAAATATTTAGGAATTGATAAAAAACAAATTATTGGTTTAAAAACTTTTGGAAAAGAAATTAATAAATTTCCAAATCTTAAAAAAATCATTAACAAAATTCCAGGAAGTCCAACTGATTTAAAAACAATTGAAGAAAATATTTTAATAGAATCGCCTGAAAAAAGATACTTAAGGATAACAACTTCTCCTGTTTACGATAATCGTCGTACTTTTATTGGTTTCGTAAAAGTCCTGCATGATTTCACCAAAGAAAAAGAAATCGAAAACATGAAAACTGAATTTGTTTCTTTGGCTTCTCATCAGCTTAGAAGTCCTTTGTCTAGTTTGCGATGGTTATTAGAAATTTTATTACGTGGAAGGATTGGCGCTTTATCAGAAGAGCAAACAAAAGTTTTAACCCAAATGAACGAATCAAATGACAGAATGATCAAAACTGTTCAAGATCTTTTGAATGTCTCAAGAATCGAAGAAGGAAGAACTGGTTTAGAGCTTTCATTAACAGACTTTAATCAGATCGTTGACAATGCAATTAAGGATGTAAATGCGCAAGCTCAAAAAAAACAAATTAAAATAAATTTTGAAAAACAAGATATTAAAAAAGCAATGTTAGATCCAGAAAAGATTAAAATTGTTGTTCAGAATTTAATTGATAATGCTGTAAAATATACAAAAGAAAAAGGCGAGATTAAAATTAATTCAGAGCTGAAAGATAATAAAATATTTTTTTCAGTCAAAGATAATGGCATCGGAATCCCAGAAGTAGAGCAAGAAAAAATCTTTACGAAATTCCATAGAAGTAAAAATGCCAAATTACTATCTGTTCATGGGACGGGTCTAGGATTATATATCGCTAAAAAAATAGTTGAGACTCACAAAGGAAAAATTTGGTTTGCATCCAAACAAGATCAAGGAACGACATTCTACATTGAGTTGCCGACAAATATAAGTTAA
- a CDS encoding response regulator: MPTKILIVEDETALLYALKAELSQNDFEVIEAIDGEKGLQALEKQIPDIIILDLLLPGIDGFEVLQRIKSKPEMKNIPVIILTNLGDKESVEKGKKLGADDYLIKTDYSLEEVINKLKSLVNKTKK, encoded by the coding sequence ATGCCAACAAAAATATTGATTGTCGAAGATGAAACAGCTCTTTTATATGCTCTAAAAGCTGAATTATCACAAAACGATTTTGAAGTTATAGAAGCAATAGATGGTGAAAAAGGACTTCAAGCTTTGGAAAAACAAATTCCAGATATTATTATTTTAGATTTGCTTTTACCAGGAATTGACGGTTTTGAAGTTTTGCAAAGGATAAAAAGCAAGCCTGAAATGAAAAATATTCCTGTAATAATTCTTACGAATTTAGGTGATAAAGAAAGTGTTGAGAAGGGCAAGAAATTAGGTGCTGATGATTATTTAATTAAAACTGATTACTCTTTGGAAGAAGTTATTAATAAATTAAAATCTTTGGTAAATAAAACAAAAAAATGA
- a CDS encoding nucleotide exchange factor GrpE yields the protein MFKKKNENKEIEELKKKSDEYLNGWKRAQADYQNLRKQTAKDQVDFVKFANENVILEIIPVLDNFQSAYNAVPKDLENNPWVQGIKFIKKQLEDVLAKNGVKQIECLNKEFDPKCHEAVNYKEEKDKEKKEKLVVCKEIFKGYELNGKIIRPAKVEVK from the coding sequence ATGTTTAAAAAGAAAAACGAGAATAAAGAAATCGAAGAATTAAAAAAGAAGAGTGACGAGTATCTCAACGGCTGGAAGCGCGCTCAAGCCGATTATCAAAACTTAAGAAAGCAAACAGCCAAAGATCAAGTTGATTTTGTAAAGTTCGCAAATGAAAATGTTATCTTAGAAATTATTCCAGTCTTAGATAATTTTCAGTCAGCCTATAATGCAGTACCAAAAGATTTAGAAAATAACCCATGGGTACAAGGTATCAAATTCATTAAGAAACAATTAGAAGATGTTCTGGCAAAAAATGGCGTTAAGCAAATTGAATGTCTTAATAAAGAATTTGATCCAAAATGTCATGAAGCAGTGAATTACAAAGAAGAAAAAGATAAAGAAAAGAAAGAAAAATTAGTCGTTTGCAAAGAAATATTTAAAGGCTACGAGCTTAACGGCAAAATAATTAGACCAGCAAAAGTAGAAGTAAAATAA
- the dnaK gene encoding molecular chaperone DnaK gives MSKILGIDLGTTNSCMAIIEGGEPKVLENKDGNRTTPSVVAIKQDGERIVGQLAKRQAVTNSENTVYSVKRLIGRKYDSEEVQKDVRVLPYKVTQSGLGVKVTMHGKEYTPQEISAMVLQKLKKDAEEKLGEEIKEAIITVPAYFDDAQRQATKDAGKIAGLEVKRIINEPTAAALAYGFNKKKNEKIAVYDLGGGTFDISILEVGNDTVEVKSTNGDTHLGGDDFDQKIIDFLVSEFKKEQGIDLSTDKMAIQRLKESAEKAKHELSSALETEVNQPFITTDSTGPKHLNIKITRAKLEELVGDLVEKTIEPCKKALADAKLSISDINEVVMVGGQTRMPMVQKKVEEFFGKKPHMGVNPDEVVAVGAAVEAGVLQGDVKDILLLDVTPLTLGLETLGGIRTALINRNTTVPTSKAQVFSTAADNQPQVEINVLQGEREMANDNKSLGRFILDGIPPAPRGIPQIEVTFDIDANGILNVKAKDKATGKEQKITITASSGLSDEEVERMKKDAESHAEEDKKIKEKIEIKNNAETLIYTAEKTLRDAKGKVDEKTTKLITEKVEALKKVKDTAEATVVKKATEELSAELQKVGQKMYQDAQAAQAKAQQASQAQGQQAQSAPHADPKGPNTVKGEYKEVPKK, from the coding sequence ATGTCTAAGATATTAGGTATTGATCTAGGAACAACAAATTCCTGCATGGCCATCATCGAAGGTGGCGAGCCAAAAGTTTTAGAAAACAAAGATGGAAATCGAACAACTCCATCAGTTGTTGCAATAAAACAAGATGGTGAAAGAATCGTCGGACAGCTAGCAAAAAGACAAGCTGTTACAAATTCTGAAAATACAGTTTATTCAGTTAAGCGTCTTATTGGTCGTAAATATGATTCTGAAGAAGTTCAAAAAGATGTTAGAGTTTTGCCTTACAAAGTTACTCAATCAGGTTTAGGTGTTAAAGTTACAATGCATGGCAAAGAATATACTCCTCAAGAAATTTCAGCAATGGTTTTGCAAAAATTAAAAAAAGACGCTGAAGAAAAATTAGGCGAAGAAATCAAAGAAGCAATTATTACAGTTCCTGCATATTTTGATGATGCTCAAAGACAAGCAACAAAAGATGCTGGAAAAATTGCTGGTCTTGAAGTCAAAAGAATTATCAATGAACCAACAGCTGCTGCATTAGCTTATGGTTTCAACAAGAAAAAAAATGAAAAAATTGCAGTTTACGATTTAGGCGGTGGTACATTTGATATTTCAATTCTTGAAGTAGGCAATGACACAGTTGAAGTAAAATCAACAAATGGTGATACTCATTTAGGTGGTGATGATTTTGATCAAAAAATTATTGACTTCTTAGTTAGCGAATTCAAAAAAGAACAAGGTATTGATTTATCAACTGATAAGATGGCAATCCAGAGATTAAAAGAATCAGCTGAAAAAGCAAAGCACGAATTATCAAGCGCTTTAGAAACTGAAGTTAATCAGCCATTTATTACTACTGATAGCACTGGTCCAAAACACTTAAATATTAAAATAACTCGTGCTAAACTAGAAGAGTTAGTTGGCGATTTGGTAGAAAAAACAATTGAGCCATGTAAAAAAGCTTTGGCAGATGCAAAGTTAAGCATCTCAGATATCAATGAAGTTGTCATGGTTGGTGGACAAACAAGAATGCCAATGGTACAGAAAAAAGTTGAAGAATTTTTCGGCAAGAAACCGCACATGGGTGTAAATCCAGATGAAGTTGTTGCAGTTGGTGCAGCTGTAGAAGCAGGTGTTTTGCAAGGTGATGTTAAAGACATTTTGTTATTAGATGTTACTCCATTAACATTAGGTCTAGAAACATTAGGTGGAATTAGAACTGCTTTGATCAATCGAAATACAACAGTTCCAACATCAAAAGCTCAAGTTTTCTCAACTGCAGCTGACAATCAGCCACAAGTTGAAATCAATGTTTTGCAAGGTGAAAGAGAAATGGCAAATGATAACAAATCTTTAGGCAGATTTATCTTAGACGGCATTCCACCAGCACCAAGAGGAATTCCTCAAATTGAAGTTACTTTTGATATTGATGCTAATGGCATTTTGAATGTCAAAGCAAAAGACAAAGCAACTGGCAAAGAACAAAAGATTACAATCACTGCTTCTTCAGGTTTGTCAGATGAAGAAGTTGAGAGAATGAAAAAAGATGCTGAATCTCATGCTGAAGAAGACAAAAAGATTAAAGAAAAAATTGAAATCAAGAATAATGCAGAAACTTTAATTTATACTGCTGAAAAAACTTTAAGAGACGCAAAAGGCAAAGTTGATGAAAAAACTACAAAGTTAATTACAGAAAAAGTTGAAGCTTTGAAAAAAGTCAAAGATACAGCAGAGGCTACAGTTGTTAAAAAAGCAACAGAAGAATTATCAGCTGAACTACAAAAGGTTGGTCAGAAAATGTACCAAGACGCTCAAGCAGCACAAGCTAAAGCACAACAAGCTTCTCAAGCTCAAGGACAACAAGCTCAAAGTGCACCACATGCTGATCCAAAAGGACCAAATACAGTAAAAGGTGAATACAAAGAAGTACCTAAAAAATAA
- the dnaJ gene encoding molecular chaperone DnaJ, which yields MPKDYYDILGVTKESSGDEIKKAFYKKAHQYHPDKKGGDAEKFKEANEAYQVLSDQEKKSQYDQYGQTFEQAQSQGGSYGGNPFGGFNSQGFNVNFEDIDLGDIFSSFFGGKRKSKGNRNAVAGNDINIDLNINFEDPANNIEKEIELYKKIQCDKCHGQGNEPGTKINTCQTCHGSGQVTQARQTMFGMFQQATVCPACNGQGQTFEQNCSKCKGKGQVQGYEKISINIPAGIKDGQTMELGGKGEEGQKNGPAGNLYVTIHVAKHKYFKRKDDNLIYALPLSFTQAALGSEIEIPTLDGKIALKIPAGVQTGKIFVIDGKGFPNLNGQGAGDLLIPVKVITPTKLNKKERELLLELANTNGQTVKIKKHNFLHDLFE from the coding sequence ATGCCCAAAGATTATTACGACATTCTAGGCGTTACTAAAGAATCTTCAGGAGATGAAATTAAAAAAGCTTTTTATAAAAAAGCTCATCAATATCATCCTGACAAAAAAGGCGGAGACGCTGAAAAATTTAAGGAAGCCAACGAAGCTTACCAAGTTTTGTCTGACCAAGAAAAAAAATCTCAATATGATCAATATGGACAAACCTTTGAACAAGCTCAAAGCCAAGGCGGATCTTATGGCGGTAATCCTTTTGGCGGATTTAATTCTCAAGGCTTTAATGTGAATTTTGAAGACATTGATCTTGGTGATATTTTTTCATCATTTTTTGGCGGTAAAAGAAAATCAAAAGGCAATAGAAATGCTGTTGCTGGCAATGATATTAATATTGATTTAAATATTAATTTTGAAGATCCAGCAAATAATATTGAAAAAGAAATTGAATTATATAAAAAGATACAATGTGATAAATGCCATGGACAAGGGAATGAGCCAGGTACAAAAATTAATACTTGCCAAACATGCCATGGCAGCGGTCAAGTTACGCAAGCTCGCCAAACAATGTTTGGTATGTTTCAACAAGCAACAGTATGTCCAGCATGTAATGGCCAAGGGCAAACATTTGAACAAAATTGTTCAAAATGCAAAGGCAAAGGACAAGTTCAAGGTTATGAAAAAATATCCATCAACATTCCAGCTGGCATCAAAGATGGACAGACAATGGAATTAGGCGGAAAAGGTGAAGAAGGTCAAAAAAATGGTCCTGCTGGAAATCTTTATGTTACAATTCATGTTGCAAAACATAAATATTTCAAAAGAAAAGATGATAATTTAATTTATGCATTGCCTTTGAGTTTTACGCAAGCAGCTCTCGGTTCCGAAATAGAAATCCCAACTCTTGATGGCAAAATAGCATTAAAAATTCCAGCTGGTGTTCAAACTGGAAAAATATTTGTCATTGATGGCAAAGGCTTTCCGAATTTAAACGGACAAGGTGCAGGTGATTTGTTAATTCCAGTTAAAGTTATTACTCCAACAAAGCTTAACAAAAAAGAAAGAGAATTATTATTAGAATTAGCAAATACAAATGGACAAACAGTAAAAATCAAAAAGCATAATTTTCTTCACGATCTATTCGAATAA
- a CDS encoding sigma factor-like helix-turn-helix DNA-binding protein — protein MTKINEFNPTKDILEMLDGLKKRTKSILIKRFGLGEDYKMTLESIGSTYKITRERVRQIESVALAELKKSPKIAGLNKYEAMLEDLLNEHGKIMEHNFLMSEFRKKYNLDPIHNNAIEFVLKVSSKFNSIKENEEIKKTWSLVDANLDYSKKVINSFVLNLEGKGKPVLENNLSNGFELEIKDSKTLVSYLSLSKKILKNPFNEWGLSKWREIVPKGVKDKAYIVLEKFNKPAHFTKITELINSAKFDTKTAIPQTVHNELIKDQRFVLVGRGMYALKKWGFQQGTVAEIIEKVIIESGKTLSKENIINKVLEQRFVKKNTIVLALQNKQRFQRVNGLYCLAGNK, from the coding sequence ATGACTAAGATTAACGAATTTAACCCAACTAAAGACATTCTAGAAATGCTTGATGGTTTGAAAAAAAGAACCAAAAGTATTTTAATCAAAAGATTTGGTTTGGGAGAAGATTATAAAATGACATTGGAAAGCATTGGTTCTACTTACAAAATCACTCGTGAAAGAGTCAGACAAATTGAATCAGTAGCTTTAGCAGAATTGAAAAAATCTCCTAAAATTGCCGGATTAAACAAATATGAAGCAATGTTAGAAGATTTACTCAATGAACATGGCAAAATCATGGAGCATAATTTTTTGATGTCAGAATTCAGAAAAAAATACAATTTAGATCCAATTCATAATAATGCTATTGAATTTGTTTTAAAGGTTTCTTCAAAATTTAATTCAATCAAAGAAAACGAAGAAATCAAAAAAACATGGTCACTAGTTGATGCTAATTTAGATTATTCTAAAAAAGTTATTAATTCATTTGTCTTAAATCTAGAAGGCAAAGGCAAACCAGTTTTGGAAAATAATTTATCAAATGGTTTTGAATTAGAAATCAAAGATAGCAAAACATTAGTTTCATATTTATCATTAAGCAAGAAAATCTTAAAAAATCCATTCAATGAATGGGGTTTGTCAAAATGGAGAGAAATTGTTCCAAAAGGCGTCAAAGACAAAGCTTATATTGTATTAGAAAAATTCAATAAACCAGCTCACTTTACAAAAATTACTGAGCTTATTAATTCTGCAAAATTTGATACAAAAACAGCTATTCCTCAAACAGTTCATAATGAATTAATTAAAGATCAAAGATTCGTTTTAGTCGGCAGAGGTATGTATGCTTTGAAAAAATGGGGTTTTCAACAAGGAACAGTTGCTGAAATTATTGAAAAAGTAATTATTGAATCTGGTAAAACTTTATCTAAAGAAAATATTATCAATAAAGTGCTAGAACAAAGATTTGTAAAAAAGAACACAATCGTTTTAGCTTTACAAAACAAACAAAGATTCCAAAGAGTTAACGGTTTATACTGCTTGGCAGGAAATAAATAA
- a CDS encoding type IV secretion system DNA-binding domain-containing protein encodes MANSDISNFATTNYRNKKVVFGIKRDDRRRHMYVIGKTGMGKTNLMENMAISDIHAGNGLCVVDPHGEFAEKMLDFVPANRINDVIYFNPGDMDFPIAFNVMENVNPAYKHLISSGLIGVFKKIWADSWGPRLEYVLRNSILALLDYPGSTMLGIMRILVDKEYRKKVIEKIQDPVVKQFWVEEYSKYPDKFQAEAIAPIQNKVGQFLSISLIRNIVGQSKSTIDMREVMDNKKILILNLAKGRVGEDASALFGAVIITKIQLAAMSRVDIPEEERADFYLYVDEFQNFATESFADILSEARKYHLNLIIGHQYIGQLETGGSTKVRDAVFGNVGTIACFRVGAADAEFLVSEFEPIFTEIDLVNLTKYNIYLKLMIDGIASQAFSATTLPPSKKIEGHKEKIIKVSRERYAQQREIVEDRISKWSETIVRDEATMPQARYFPKKRTESSEQQQIHQPFKKAFSEILKGKLQVEEKKPQEKPQEKPRETLKPGQVIKMD; translated from the coding sequence ATGGCTAATAGCGATATTTCGAATTTTGCAACTACCAATTACCGCAATAAAAAAGTAGTTTTCGGTATAAAAAGAGATGACAGAAGAAGGCACATGTATGTTATTGGAAAAACAGGTATGGGCAAAACAAACCTTATGGAAAATATGGCGATTTCTGATATTCATGCCGGAAATGGACTTTGTGTTGTTGATCCTCATGGTGAATTCGCTGAAAAAATGCTCGATTTTGTTCCTGCAAATCGTATTAATGATGTTATTTATTTTAATCCTGGAGACATGGATTTCCCAATTGCATTTAACGTGATGGAAAATGTTAATCCTGCATACAAACATTTGATCTCTTCAGGACTTATCGGTGTTTTCAAAAAAATCTGGGCAGATTCTTGGGGCCCTCGTCTTGAATATGTTTTAAGAAATTCTATTCTAGCTTTGCTTGACTATCCAGGTTCAACAATGTTAGGCATTATGAGAATCTTAGTTGACAAAGAGTATCGTAAAAAAGTTATTGAAAAAATTCAAGATCCAGTTGTCAAACAATTCTGGGTTGAAGAATATTCAAAATATCCTGACAAATTTCAAGCAGAAGCAATCGCTCCTATTCAAAACAAAGTTGGACAATTCTTATCCATTTCTTTAATTAGAAATATTGTTGGCCAATCAAAATCAACAATAGATATGCGTGAAGTAATGGATAACAAAAAAATTCTAATTCTTAATTTAGCAAAAGGCCGAGTTGGTGAAGATGCCTCAGCCTTATTTGGTGCAGTTATTATTACTAAGATTCAATTAGCTGCAATGTCGCGCGTTGATATTCCAGAAGAGGAAAGAGCAGACTTTTATCTCTATGTCGATGAGTTTCAAAATTTCGCAACTGAATCTTTTGCTGATATTCTGTCAGAAGCTAGAAAGTACCATCTTAATTTAATTATTGGCCATCAATACATTGGTCAGCTAGAAACTGGCGGTTCTACAAAAGTCCGAGATGCTGTTTTTGGCAATGTCGGAACAATCGCTTGTTTCAGAGTTGGAGCAGCTGATGCAGAATTCTTAGTCAGCGAATTTGAGCCAATATTTACAGAAATTGATTTAGTTAATTTAACCAAATATAATATTTATTTGAAATTGATGATTGATGGTATTGCTTCTCAAGCTTTTAGCGCTACAACTCTTCCTCCTTCCAAAAAAATCGAGGGACATAAAGAAAAAATCATCAAAGTTTCTCGCGAACGTTATGCGCAACAAAGAGAAATTGTCGAAGATAGAATTTCAAAATGGTCAGAAACAATTGTCAGAGATGAAGCAACAATGCCACAAGCCAGATATTTTCCAAAGAAAAGAACTGAAAGTTCAGAGCAACAACAAATACATCAGCCATTTAAAAAAGCATTTAGCGAAATTTTGAAGGGTAAATTACAGGTAGAAGAAAAAAAACCGCAAGAAAAACCGCAAGAAAAACCAAGAGAAACATTAAAGCCAGGACAAGTAATCAAAATGGATTAA
- the mnmA gene encoding tRNA 2-thiouridine(34) synthase MnmA, with protein MQKHVICAMSGGVDSSVAAALLKKQGYKVTGVFMRFWHEKNNKTCATNRCCSQDSFDSARLVCQKLGIKLYSLNCEKEFKKYVVDYFLDSFKKGLTPNPCIACNKYIKFGFFFRKLLEFDADYLATGHYVKVKSQKSKIKSNNSKVKNKLKIKNNYLLLTAKDKNKDQSYFLYNLNQKKLAKILFPIGNYLKPEVRKLAKKFNLPTAEKKESQEICFIKEKNYHDFLKRNLKKIKPGKIKTVSGQTIGEHQGLCFYTLGQRKGIGLGLEKTFYVAKLDFKHNILVVTDNPKDKLLFSKNIKLKNLNLIGERPSLPYSCQIKIRSHASPVLGKIIKINKNEAHISLSSPARAVMPGQSAVIYNKEVLIGGGVIAKTE; from the coding sequence ATGCAAAAACATGTCATTTGCGCCATGTCTGGCGGAGTAGATAGCAGTGTCGCAGCTGCTTTACTTAAAAAACAAGGTTATAAAGTAACCGGTGTTTTTATGCGCTTTTGGCATGAAAAGAATAATAAAACTTGCGCAACGAATAGATGCTGTTCTCAAGACTCATTTGATTCTGCAAGACTCGTTTGCCAGAAATTAGGTATTAAATTATATTCTTTAAATTGCGAAAAAGAATTCAAAAAATATGTTGTTGATTATTTTTTAGATTCTTTCAAAAAAGGTTTAACACCAAATCCATGCATTGCTTGCAATAAATATATAAAATTCGGATTTTTTTTTAGAAAACTTCTCGAGTTTGACGCTGATTATCTTGCTACAGGACATTATGTTAAAGTCAAAAGTCAAAAGTCAAAAATTAAAAGTAACAATTCAAAAGTAAAAAATAAATTAAAAATTAAAAATAACTATCTGCTACTTACTGCTAAAGATAAAAACAAAGATCAATCATATTTTTTGTATAATTTAAATCAAAAAAAGTTAGCCAAGATTTTATTTCCAATCGGAAATTACTTAAAGCCTGAAGTTAGAAAATTAGCCAAAAAATTTAATTTGCCAACAGCCGAGAAAAAAGAATCACAAGAAATTTGTTTTATTAAAGAAAAAAATTATCATGATTTTTTAAAAAGAAACTTAAAAAAAATTAAGCCTGGAAAAATTAAAACAGTTAGCGGGCAAACAATAGGCGAACATCAAGGCTTATGTTTTTATACTTTAGGTCAGCGAAAGGGAATAGGATTGGGTTTAGAAAAAACTTTTTATGTCGCCAAACTCGATTTTAAGCACAATATTTTAGTTGTCACAGATAATCCAAAAGACAAGCTATTATTTAGTAAAAATATTAAATTAAAAAATTTAAATTTAATAGGGGAAAGACCGTCTCTCCCCTATTCTTGTCAAATAAAAATTCGATCACATGCCTCGCCTGTTTTAGGAAAAATAATTAAAATAAATAAAAATGAAGCCCATATTTCCCTATCTTCTCCTGCACGTGCAGTTATGCCTGGACAATCAGCAGTAATTTATAATAAAGAGGTTTTAATTGGAGGAGGCGTTATTGCAAAAACAGAGTAG
- a CDS encoding alanine--tRNA ligase — translation MTSQDLINKYLAFFKSKGHQIIPGASLIPEHDPSVLFTTAGMHPLVPFLLGEKHPQGKRLTDLQRCLRTVDIDNVGDNWHSTFFEMLGNWSLGDYFKEDAIKFAYEFLTSKEYLNIYPGKLSVTVFAGDNDAKKDEEAIKTWQNLGIPNDRIYPLPKEDNWWGPAGEVGPCGPDTEIFYDTDKEKCCDDCKPGCGCGKYVEIWNLVFMSYNKTKDGKFLPLAQKNIDTGMGVDRTLAVLHTFDNSYQTELFKPVMDLLEDKLSGHSQDFNNVTKDPIKSKRIIADHIRASVFLLMDGVTPSNLDQGYILRRLIRRAVRHAKLLEIKKEEKVNQQIANLFINIYKARYPKLLEQKDFIIKELQDEEDRFEISLAKGLKVFEKITSCRDDAPHRLRDKKIRGLDAFHLYDTYGFPIEMTKELAKEKGFSVDEKEFGLEFVKHQALSRKGAEKKFKGGLADHSEITTRLHTATHLLHQALRQVLGEQVQQKGSNINPERLRFDFNYDQKMTPEQLQQVEKIVNDQIKKGLEIKMEEMSVDEAKSKGAIGLFTEKYGDKVKVYSIGDFSKEICGGPHAKNTKELHHFKIKKEESSSAGVRRIKAILD, via the coding sequence ATGACATCTCAAGACCTAATCAACAAATACCTAGCTTTTTTCAAAAGCAAAGGCCATCAAATCATACCAGGCGCATCGCTGATTCCAGAACATGATCCATCTGTTTTATTTACAACTGCTGGAATGCATCCATTAGTTCCTTTTTTGTTAGGCGAAAAACATCCGCAAGGAAAAAGATTAACAGATCTTCAGAGATGTTTAAGAACTGTTGATATTGATAATGTCGGTGACAACTGGCACTCAACTTTTTTTGAAATGCTTGGAAATTGGTCTTTGGGCGATTATTTTAAAGAAGACGCAATCAAGTTTGCCTACGAATTTTTAACAAGCAAAGAATACTTAAATATTTATCCTGGTAAATTATCAGTTACAGTTTTTGCTGGCGATAATGATGCGAAAAAAGACGAAGAAGCGATAAAAACTTGGCAAAATTTAGGCATTCCAAATGATAGAATTTATCCGCTTCCAAAAGAAGATAATTGGTGGGGACCAGCAGGTGAAGTTGGTCCATGCGGACCTGATACCGAAATTTTTTATGATACAGACAAAGAAAAATGTTGTGATGATTGCAAGCCAGGCTGTGGTTGTGGAAAATATGTTGAAATCTGGAACTTAGTTTTTATGAGCTATAACAAAACAAAAGATGGAAAATTCTTGCCATTAGCCCAAAAAAATATTGATACTGGCATGGGTGTTGATAGAACTTTAGCTGTACTTCATACTTTTGATAATTCTTATCAAACAGAATTATTCAAGCCAGTTATGGATTTATTGGAAGATAAATTATCTGGCCATTCTCAAGATTTTAACAATGTTACAAAAGACCCAATTAAATCAAAAAGAATAATTGCTGATCATATTAGAGCTTCTGTATTTTTATTGATGGATGGAGTTACTCCTTCAAATCTTGATCAAGGCTATATTTTGCGCCGATTAATTAGACGCGCAGTCCGTCATGCCAAATTATTAGAAATTAAAAAAGAAGAAAAAGTAAATCAGCAAATTGCTAATTTATTTATAAATATTTATAAAGCCAGATACCCAAAATTATTAGAGCAAAAAGATTTTATTATAAAAGAATTGCAAGATGAAGAAGATAGATTTGAAATTTCTTTAGCAAAAGGTTTAAAAGTTTTTGAAAAAATAACGTCATGTAGAGACGATGCACCGCATCGTCTCCGAGACAAAAAGATTAGAGGTCTTGATGCATTTCATCTTTATGACACTTATGGCTTTCCAATTGAAATGACCAAAGAATTAGCCAAGGAAAAAGGATTTAGTGTCGACGAAAAAGAATTCGGTTTAGAATTTGTAAAACATCAAGCATTATCAAGAAAAGGTGCAGAGAAAAAATTTAAAGGAGGCCTAGCTGACCATTCAGAAATAACAACAAGACTCCACACTGCAACTCATCTCTTGCATCAAGCATTACGCCAAGTGTTAGGCGAACAAGTTCAACAAAAAGGCAGTAACATTAATCCAGAACGTTTGCGCTTTGATTTTAATTATGATCAGAAAATGACGCCTGAACAATTGCAACAAGTTGAAAAAATAGTTAATGATCAAATTAAAAAAGGTTTAGAAATTAAAATGGAAGAAATGTCTGTTGACGAAGCAAAGTCAAAAGGCGCAATTGGTTTATTTACAGAAAAATACGGTGATAAAGTAAAAGTTTATTCTATAGGCGATTTTTCCAAAGAAATCTGTGGCGGTCCTCATGCAAAAAACACAAAAGAACTACATCATTTTAAAATAAAAAAAGAAGAATCAAGTTCTGCTGGAGTTAGAAGAATCAAAGCAATTTTAGATTAA